In Calonectris borealis chromosome 8, bCalBor7.hap1.2, whole genome shotgun sequence, a single genomic region encodes these proteins:
- the ELOVL1 gene encoding very long chain fatty acid elongase 1, with amino-acid sequence MEGIVTTYQDFMKKADPRIADYPLMQSPFLVMGILLAYVYFVLSLGPRLMANRKPLNLKKFMVLYNFFLVGLSLYIVYEFLMAGWLTGYTWRCDPVDFSQDPKALRMVSVAWLFVFSKFIELTDTVIFVLRKKNEQVTFLHLFHHSVLPWSWWWGAKFGPGGMGSFHAMINSMVHVVMYFYYGLSAAGPAFQKYLWWKKHITAIQLAQFVIVSVHISQYYFMPSCQYQFPIFIHLIWIYGTIFFILFSNFWYQSYTKGKRLPRGAQQSAQHNGSSIHENGTVTNGKVKAN; translated from the exons ATGGAGGGGATTGTGACCACGTATCAGGACTTCATGAAGAAAGCAG ACCCCCGCATCGCTGATTATCCACTGATGCAGTCCCCGTTCCTTGTGATGGGCATCCTTCTGGCATATGTCTACTTTGTACTATCCTTGGGTCCCCGGCTAATGGCCAACAGGAAGCCTTTAAACCTGAAGAAGTTCATGGTGCTATACAACTTCTTTCTGGTGGGACTCTCGCTTTACATAGTCTATGAG TTCCTGATGGCAGGGTGGCTTACTGGGTACACCTGGCGATGTGACCCTGTGGACTTCTCGCAGGACCCCAAAGCCCTCAGG ATGGTCAGTGTTGCTTGGCTCTTTGTCTTCTCCAAGTTCATCGAACTAACAGACACG GTGATCTTTGTCCTGCGGAAGAAGAATGAACAGGTCACATTCCTGCATCTCTTCCACCACTCTGTTCTGCCTTGGAGCTGGTGGTGGGGAGCAAAGTTTGGTCCAG GGGGAATGGGCTCATTCCATGCCATGATCAATTCCATGGTGCACGTTGTCATGTACTTCTACTACGGGCTCTCAGCGGCGGGACCTGCCTTTCAGAAGTACCTGTGGTGGAAGAAGCACATCACGGCCATCCAGCTG GCACAGTTCGTGATTGTCTCCGTCCACATCTCCCAGTATTACTTCATGCCCAGCTGCCAGTACCAGTTCCCTATCTTCATCCACCTCATCTGGATCTATGGGACCATCTTCTTCATTCTATTCTCCAACTTTTGGTACCAGTCCTACACCAAGGGCAAACGGTTGCCCAGGGGGGCTCAGCAATCAGCCCAGCACAACGGTAGCAGCATCCATGAGAATGGCACTGTCACCAATGGCAAGGTCAAAGCCAACTAG